Below is a genomic region from Polyangiaceae bacterium.
GACACGCTCGCCACGACGCTGCACATCGTTGCATACGATGGGCGCAAAGCCGTCGGTGCCGTGAGGCTGCTTTTGCCCAATCGAGAAATCGCCCTGGCCAATGGCACGTTGTTTGGCCTCTCGATCGAGTCGCATTACGACCTCGCTGCATTGGCCAAAGCCGGCCTTCGGCCAGCGGAGACTACGCGGTTTTGCGTATTGTCTGCGTACCGAGGGTCGCCTGTAGCATCGCTGCTTCATGCAGCGGCTCTTCGGTTGAGCTCGAGGTTTGGTGTGACCCATTGGATTGCAGGGGCCAACATGGAGACGGATGCGCTCGACGATGCGCTCATCATTCAACGAGCTCTCGTATTGCAAGGATTCGTCCGGGACGACCTGGTTCTCGAACGACGCAATGCCCTTGTCGCGCCGCTTTTTCCGCGCCGACCATTTTACGACGAACGGGTGCGTTCGCGCGCGCTTGCAGGTGACGCGAACGTCCCTTTGCCACGCACCATCGATTCTTACGCCCGCCGAATGCACGCTCGGTTCGTCGGACCACCCATGTTCGACCCGCGCTTTCGCATGTGCGCATTGCCGTTCATTGCAGCGGTGGCCGATCAATGCCCATTTCACGAGCGACAACCCATGGCAGCTTGATGCCGGAAAGGAAACCGTCATGAATTTTCTGGTACAAAGACTCGATTCCGTCGTTTCCGACTTGCTCGATTCGCTCGATGTACATCCTGCAGCCCGGCGCTTTTTGGCAGGTGACGTGGATACCGATGAATATGCGGCATTTCTCGAGCAAACCTATCTCTATGTTCGGCATACGCGCCCGCTTTTGCGCCGAGCTGGCGAGCGGCTTGGAATGCTGCGTCGAGCGCCCACGTTGGCGCGGCTTTTTTTGCAAAAGGCCGACGAAGAAGACGGCCATGAAAAATGGTTGGTCGCGGACCTCGAAGCCATCGACCGTCCCATTGATGAACGTATGCCGCCGGATCCCTCGCATGCGGTCGCGGCCTACGTCGCTTGGAATCAGTTCCAAGTGGAAGCGGGCTCTCCGCTCGGTTTTCTGGGCACGGCCTACGTGCTCGAATCGCTTTCGCAAGCGCGAGCTGGTTTGACGGCAGAAAACCTCGTCAAGAAAAACCGCATCCATGGCATCGACCAGGGCGTGTCGTTTTTGAAAGGGCATGCCGACGCCGATGAACACCATATCGATCTGCTTCGCCGCGTGCTCGGCGTGGTCTCGCTCCCCGCCGACCGGGATTCCATTGCACTTTCCGCGGCGGTGACGACAGCGCTCTACTTGGGAATGTTCTCGGTCATCGAGAGCGTCGAAGAAAGTCGCCAAGCGGCATGAATCAGTGCCCCACGGCTCGAAACACCCAGTTTGTCGAAGGATCGATAAAGGTGTTTTTTGACCGTCTGATCCGATATCCCCAAATCCGAAGCGATGAGCGCATTGTCCCAACAGACGCGCTCGACCACCCTGAGTTCTGCTGTCGATAAGGCATTTTTCCACGCCTGCGGCATCGGAACGAGTTGCGGCACTTCCTCCACGTGAATCGCAAATGCTCCATTTGCGCGTGGCAAAGGTGCGATCGACACCCGAAGCTCCAAATGCGACAGGGTAGGCGAAATGGTTTTGCCACTTCGCCACCACGGTCTTGGAGGTGGCGACGAACGTAATGATTTACCAAGCTCGACCCATTCTTGTGCCATGAACCGAGGCAACCCGCCGGGCCCGAGCTCT
It encodes:
- a CDS encoding iron-containing redox enzyme family protein, whose amino-acid sequence is MNFLVQRLDSVVSDLLDSLDVHPAARRFLAGDVDTDEYAAFLEQTYLYVRHTRPLLRRAGERLGMLRRAPTLARLFLQKADEEDGHEKWLVADLEAIDRPIDERMPPDPSHAVAAYVAWNQFQVEAGSPLGFLGTAYVLESLSQARAGLTAENLVKKNRIHGIDQGVSFLKGHADADEHHIDLLRRVLGVVSLPADRDSIALSAAVTTALYLGMFSVIESVEESRQAA
- a CDS encoding GNAT family N-acetyltransferase is translated as MNPNGAVSAESNHFGFSRFGTEHAMSVVYGARGVFPALPKDAMPQIRCTLAKTQRRIDDALRIRFEVFARELGYLETAVGTIPREFEPFDTLATTLHIVAYDGRKAVGAVRLLLPNREIALANGTLFGLSIESHYDLAALAKAGLRPAETTRFCVLSAYRGSPVASLLHAAALRLSSRFGVTHWIAGANMETDALDDALIIQRALVLQGFVRDDLVLERRNALVAPLFPRRPFYDERVRSRALAGDANVPLPRTIDSYARRMHARFVGPPMFDPRFRMCALPFIAAVADQCPFHERQPMAA